The window TCTGAGGCTGCAAATGAGCGATAATGCGGAAGCCTGGGAGGATAGATATCGCTGTCTTTATGCAAAAACTCAGATGGACCCAGTTCTCATATATAAAGGACCACACACTATGTTTCACCTAATGCGTGCACTCATGTTCAACATTTCCTCTTACTTtcatttttcagttttattacaTCTACTTTCATTACagtaactgttttttttttttttttgacaaacaaGAAGTCCGACATAGCAGAAAGTGTAAAAAAGTTAGAACCCAATAAGTAACTTATGCCAGAACACGTTTTTAGAAAACGACTGTATCTTTCTCTCCGAGATGCTTTCGCAGACGACGAAACGAGGATTTGTCTTTCGTCCATTCATCGTCTTGTCTGTTTCAAAATAATGCTGAAGAAATTAATAAACGGGGGACCCCCCAACAAGAAACCGCATCAAAGACATTAGTGGGCCTCATTTTATCCTACTTAAAGCCCATTAAAGCCTTCAATAACGGACTTTATTAATGAAGATGTAAAAGTTAGCGGCAGGGGGGGGAGAAAGCAAGAAACTGAAGCACTTGGGGTGTAACTGGGAACAGCAGTGATTCTAGCGTATCTAGTTTCTTGCAACTTGCATCGGTGTTACCGAGTGAGATGGTGAGATTGACAATTTGAACATGGAAAAGGATGAGGATGTAGCAGAGGATTTGAATGCTGAAAAAGAAAGCTTAGTTTCAACGAAGAAAAGGCAGGGAAAGCACCGTTGGAAGCAGGAGGTTCTTCACGGCTCAGCTACAAGAAAGCTTCATTACTGAACTCTTTCAAGAGAAGCTCCACTTCTTTCAAAGATTTGGAAAAGGCTAAGATGTCATATAAGTGAGCCCAAAAGAAGGAAGAGAAGTGAAGAAAAAGCTTTCTAGGCTTCATACTCTGTTTTTTGAAGTTATTGACAACATACAATACATAACCATTCCCATTAGGTAAAAGACTAAAAGCTGATTGATTAAACTGAACTGGCTATCAAAGGAGACGTGTTGGTAAACAGATGTAGCATGAATACAAAAGAAGAACTGGTAAGATGTAATACTATGTCTAGCCACGTTCTCGACGCTAACTGAAAATGGCTGCTATGAAacagaaagaagaagacaatgaGAACAACCAATCACTGTCGGTCTTTGAGTTCCTGCTCGAACTGATCGAGTTTCAGGCGTATAGGCTCCAGGAACTGTTTCATATCCAGCCTAATCTGCTGCTTCAGTTGCTGGGAAAGCTCTTTGTCATCGCTAAGCTTCACATCCACCTGCTCCATTGCACAAAGTGCATACACATAAATATGCTAACATCCTTCCCCTTAATCATTCTACGCAACAAGATGTTGTTACCTCAAGATCATCAAGTTCGCCAAATGAGAACTCAGGAATGTCGAGACTCCCCTTAACCTTCTTCGTTTCCTCTTCAACAGACCACTCTCCTGAGTTAGTCGCCAACAATGTATGCAAGTAAGTTGTAACTTACACGAACAAAGACAATGTACCAACTATAACAAAATGGTGAAGCCAGTGGAGAGTCTTTACCTTGGACTTTGAGGGAAAGCTCGTAAGTATAGCCAACTCTTTTCTTGTTCCTAACTGACACCAAGAAAGCCTAGAGGAAGAAGGGATCATCATCAATTCTAGAACAAACATAGAGAATAAATACAAAGATGAGAAAACTCACATCTCCAACACATCTGTTAACATCAAAAATCTCAGCTTTTCCAGAAGAAAACTGCAAAGAACCCACTGATCCCAGCAGCTCCTGCGAGCAACGATTCGATTTCAAAGTACCAAAGATTAATACTTTTGCCATAGAAAGCACAAAAGAACACTGAAAGAAGAAACCTTTAATCGATCAGTGGCCCATTTAGTGAGATTTTTCTCCTCCCAAGTGCCAGCCTGTAGAAACAAGAAAGGAGATGTAAGAATGGCGAAGAAGAATGTTGAgagatgaaaataaatatagcaAAACCTGATTCCAGAGGGAGCCGAGAGCAGGAGCATTGGAAGCGACGACGTCGTTGTTAGTGAGCTTCtggggaagaggaggaggagctgCGTCTGATGTGGCTTCTCTCACCCAATACCTATACGAtccctctttcttcttctcctcctccccCTCTCGCTCCATTATTTCGCCCTCTCAGATCCAAAGTCTTGTATTATTTTCATACTATTCTTTGTTTATTTCGAGATTAGTTGAAGATAGTGCTGTTATCGTCAGGCCCATTCGTGACCCAACACAAGAAGGTTCTTTCAATCTTATTATTAGTCAGACTTGTTGTTATTATCGTCCATGTTATCTTTTCAACCTGAACATAGCAGCTTCCGGGAAGGTAACATTAATGAAGAAAGTCCCCATCCTTCAGATCCACTTGCGGATTGTTTGTAGGAGTGAACACAGCGTGGGATATCCGAGATTTTTTTAAGTAATCCAATCTACTTCTTTATGATCCTTATTTATTCCACAACCGTTTAGATATTCGATGACTAGATTATTCAGATGTTTCCAAACAGATAAATTgattaataaatcaaatttcaTAGATATTATTGTGTCTTTATCCTTGTGACTTTAATTTATAACGTTTTGTTGCAGGAACGGAATGGCGTCAATGGCTCTACTATATTTGGGCTTTGATTCATTTCTGCCGCCTTAGTTCCATGGCCCTCTCTACCGGTTGCATCTATTTTCTTTAGCTGCATACTATTGTTGTAATTTTTCGCCCATTGTATTGTATCCTACCCCACagaacaaagaaaagaaaaagagacatGTGTGTCCTATTTTCACATTGAAACTCATTGATTCTGCTAGAACCATCTCTGCCCTACACGCTTCCCACGTGTCAACCTCTCCTCCCACGGAAATCTCCTTTGTTAAATAGAACCCATCTTTCTTATCCCATTACCTCAGAGGAAATAAAATATCTTGAATCTTAGAGAAGTgggaaaagagaagagaagatgacgaccgagaagaaagagatggaaGTGGTGAAAGGTCTAGACTTGGAGAGGTACATGGGCCGTTGGTACGAGATTGCTTCTTTCCCTTCCAGGTTCCAACCCAAGAACGGTGCAGACACTCGCGCCACCTACACCCTTAACCCCGACGGCACCGTCAAAGTCTTGAACGAGACGTGGGACGGAGGCAAGAGAGGTTTCATCCAAGGCTCAGCTTTCAAAACCGATCCTAAGAGCGATGAGGCCAAGTTCAAAGTCAGGTTCTACGTTCCTCCTTTCCTTCCAATCATTCCCGTTACTGGTGATTACTGGGTGTTGTACATCGATCCTGAGTACCAGCATGCTGTCATTGGCCAGCCTTCAAGGAGTTATCTCTGGGTAGATTTTCTTGCCTCTTTGTTttataatgaataaaaaaaaaaaaactaacaaggattGATATTTGACTATATGTGGGTTGTGTAGATCCTGAGCAGGACGGCGCACGTGGAGGAAGAGACATACAAGCAGCTGGTGGAGAAGGCGGTGGAGCAAGGGTATGATGTTAGCAAGCTTCACAAGACAGCTCAGAGTGACACACCACCCGAGTCCGACGCTGCTCCTGACGACACCAAGGGCATTTGGTGGCTCAAATCTATCTTCGGCAAATAGTTACCAGACACATTAAAAGACTTGTTTCACCTCCTTTTACTTGCTCTGTCTGTGTAATATACTACACTACCCCTTTTGTTTACTCCAGTAATGAACGTTatacttttgtttgttttaggcATCTAAATCTATTTGCGTAACAGAGTAAAAAGTGAGGCAGAGAATGTGTAATAAACATTAATTACCACAAGAAAACTTCAACTAAAGCAATAATATAATATGACAAAGACGGATTGAAAATCAGTTTTCTCGTCACATATACATCCTCTATATATCTTCTTCTAAACCCAACAAGTGACATCTGAGCTCTTCTCCACTAGGCTGTCTAGCTTCTCACCACGGGCTAGAACGCTATCAATAGTTTTATGCTGTAACAAAGAACAGATATTCAGAGTTTTCGCATACGGTTTTGATATATATGTCGGACCAATTTGATCAAATTATTATCTGGATTCGAGAAGATTTTATcacacattttttaaaaaagttactCGAATTCATTTTAGATTTgttaataacactaaatttgGTGAAGACCACAAACCAGGTCTGATACTGTCTTACAAAATCATTCAAGTAATTTTATACATATCAAATCAGAGATGAATTTAAAGTATTTGAGTTTTCTATTAAGGTCTAAGAAAGTTTAAATCTCGGATTTAGTTACAAATGTCAATGTCTAGATAAACAAGAAAACAGTTAAAAGCGAAAGGAGGGGGTAAAGTGATAAAAATAGAGAGTAGTAAATGGCTATAAATGAGATGATACGAGCAGGTTACTTTTTTTACCACATTAATTAAATTGTTTGaccatctttctttttcttcttcgcTTCTTTTCCGTTTTGTCAAAACATAACGACGAGGAAAACAAGCGGAAGAAGAGATtgatgttcttcttcttttctttgctGTGAGATCTCTTTCACTTCTATTTGCTGAAACGTATATAGATTATGTATTGTGAATGTATCTGACTTTACTTTGGTACGTACGTACACACATGCAGGAGCAGGAGATCAATCAAATAAACAGACAAATATGCTGAGGTCTTTCATTATTTTCTCACTTTTCTTACACTCTTGTGTT of the Brassica rapa cultivar Chiifu-401-42 chromosome A03, CAAS_Brap_v3.01, whole genome shotgun sequence genome contains:
- the LOC103856713 gene encoding uncharacterized protein LOC103856713 isoform X3, translated to MEREGEEEKKKEGSYRYWVREATSDAAPPPLPQKLTNNDVVASNAPALGSLWNQAGTWEEKNLTKWATDRLKELLGSVGSLQFSSGKAEIFDVNRCVGDVSFLIFVFILSRLSWCQLGTRKELAILTSFPSKSKESGLLKRKRRRLRGVSTFLSSHLANLMILRWM
- the LOC103856713 gene encoding uncharacterized protein LOC103856713 isoform X1 is translated as MEREGEEEKKKEGSYRYWVREATSDAAPPPLPQKLTNNDVVASNAPALGSLWNQAGTWEEKNLTKWATDRLKELLGSVGSLQFSSGKAEIFDVNRCVGDAFLVSVRNKKRVGYTYELSLKVQGEWSVEEETKKVKGSLDIPEFSFGELDDLEVDVKLSDDKELSQQLKQQIRLDMKQFLEPIRLKLDQFEQELKDRQ
- the LOC103856713 gene encoding uncharacterized protein LOC103856713 isoform X2; this translates as MEREGEEEKKKEGSYRYWVREATSDAAPPPLPQKLTNNDVVASNAPALGSLWNQAGTWEEKNLTKWATDRLKAFLVSVRNKKRVGYTYELSLKVQGEWSVEEETKKVKGSLDIPEFSFGELDDLEVDVKLSDDKELSQQLKQQIRLDMKQFLEPIRLKLDQFEQELKDRQ
- the LOC103856714 gene encoding temperature-induced lipocalin-1 gives rise to the protein MTTEKKEMEVVKGLDLERYMGRWYEIASFPSRFQPKNGADTRATYTLNPDGTVKVLNETWDGGKRGFIQGSAFKTDPKSDEAKFKVRFYVPPFLPIIPVTGDYWVLYIDPEYQHAVIGQPSRSYLWILSRTAHVEEETYKQLVEKAVEQGYDVSKLHKTAQSDTPPESDAAPDDTKGIWWLKSIFGK